The proteins below come from a single Halomonas binhaiensis genomic window:
- a CDS encoding type II toxin-antitoxin system HipA family toxin, protein MKSEPVQVLGLRLLECDVGHLVGYQGGRNILVFADDYVQDPERPVLTLTTHPLFPRAAQLLREPWIRQQRLHPVLSNLLPEGAMREWMAQWLKVHPDNEFPLLAELGHDLPGALVAQPLPAEQIPEAVLAYRTSVSPMRREGHRQRGFSLAGVQMKFSMQEQGGRFHLGGSELLGGWIIKTPSVRHHQVPANEFTVMQLAAAAGVEVPETRLVPMTQIEGLPELNLPDESLAYAIRRFDRDGKRRIHMEDFAQVLFRYAHDKYSGPNYEALGRLLREYSGDGLADLQQFARRLLVNILVANGDAHLKNWSLYYADGRTPRLAPAYDILMTRAYIEDEQDIALNLNGHKNWYRFGMDDFQAWAAGVGVNWRVIRIVLEDTLQRARALWPGLLEDSAMFDGHRQRLRQHWRHLHPDFRIH, encoded by the coding sequence ATGAAGTCCGAGCCGGTCCAGGTCCTGGGGCTGCGCCTGCTGGAGTGTGACGTCGGCCATCTCGTTGGCTACCAGGGTGGACGTAATATCCTGGTGTTTGCCGACGACTATGTGCAGGATCCCGAGCGCCCAGTATTGACCTTGACCACCCATCCGCTCTTCCCGCGTGCAGCACAGCTCCTACGTGAACCATGGATTCGCCAGCAGCGCCTTCATCCGGTGTTGTCGAATCTTCTGCCTGAAGGTGCCATGCGCGAGTGGATGGCTCAGTGGCTGAAGGTTCACCCCGATAATGAATTTCCTCTGCTGGCGGAGCTTGGTCACGACCTTCCAGGCGCCCTGGTGGCTCAGCCTCTGCCAGCAGAACAGATTCCCGAAGCCGTACTTGCCTATCGCACCAGTGTCTCGCCCATGAGACGCGAAGGGCATCGACAGCGTGGTTTTTCGCTGGCGGGGGTGCAGATGAAGTTTTCCATGCAAGAGCAGGGCGGCCGTTTCCATCTGGGGGGGAGTGAACTCCTGGGTGGCTGGATCATCAAGACACCTTCTGTACGCCATCATCAGGTGCCGGCCAACGAGTTCACGGTCATGCAACTGGCTGCTGCGGCAGGCGTGGAGGTTCCTGAGACGCGCCTGGTGCCGATGACGCAGATCGAAGGGCTGCCGGAGCTCAACCTCCCCGACGAATCCCTGGCCTACGCGATCCGTCGCTTTGATCGTGATGGCAAGCGACGTATTCACATGGAAGATTTTGCTCAGGTTTTGTTTCGCTATGCCCACGATAAATATTCCGGCCCCAATTATGAAGCTCTGGGGCGGTTGCTCAGGGAATACAGTGGAGATGGCCTGGCAGATCTTCAGCAATTCGCTCGCCGCCTGCTAGTCAATATACTGGTGGCCAATGGCGATGCCCATCTCAAGAACTGGAGCCTGTATTATGCCGATGGGCGAACGCCACGTCTGGCTCCTGCCTACGACATCCTGATGACCAGAGCCTACATCGAAGACGAGCAGGATATCGCCCTGAACCTGAATGGACACAAGAACTGGTACCGCTTCGGGATGGATGACTTTCAGGCCTGGGCAGCGGGTGTCGGCGTCAACTGGCGGGTGATACGGATCGTGCTGGAAGATACTCTGCAGCGAGCGCGTGCTCTATGGCCTGGCCTGCTGGAGGATAGCGCCATGTTCGATGGCCACCGGCAGAGGTTGAGGCAGCATTGGCGCCACTTGCACCCTGATTTCCGCATCCATTGA